The following proteins come from a genomic window of Pieris napi chromosome 15, ilPieNapi1.2, whole genome shotgun sequence:
- the LOC125056719 gene encoding ER membrane protein complex subunit 4, translating to MSQLKNSKKFKWALDFNPKSRSQTTELPSPPGYSQSTSANYVETSKDSDSQLLLIKKLWDVALGPLKQVPMNLFIMYMAGNSISIFPIMMVGMLIVRPIKALFTTQSTFKMVEGTQAVGQKFVYIIGNIVNIFLALYKFQSMGLLPTHSSDWLAFEEPLTRMEHIGGGLSML from the exons ATGTCTCAATTAAAAAActcaaagaaatttaaatgggCTTTGGACTTCAATCCTAA ATCACGCTCGCAAACAACGGAATTACCTTCGCCACCAGGGTACAGTCAATCCACTAGTGCAAATTATGTAGAAACCTCTAAGGACTCTGACTCACAGCTTctcttgataaaaaaattgtgggaTGTTGCTTTAGGCCCACTCAAACAAGTACCAATGAACCTCTTTATTATGTACATGGCAGGAAATTCAATTTCGATTTTCCCTATCATGATGGTGGGAATGTTAATTGTACGTCCTATAAAGGCACTGTTTACTACACAAAGTACATTCAAAATGGTAGAAGGAACACAGGCTGTAGGACAAaagtttgtttatataattggtaatatagttaatatatttttagcatTGTATAAGTTTCAAAGTATGGGTTTGCTTCCAACACATTCCAGCGACTGGTTAGCATTTGAAGAACCATTAACTCGAATGGAACATATTGGAGGTGGTTTATCTAtgttataa
- the LOC125056430 gene encoding tyrosine aminotransferase, translated as MSRRTPGRKEWDVRASTLARNTHNKIRSIVENLRVEPNPQKELIALSIGDPTTFGNLNPPEQVLQAVRESIESHSSRGYAPAKGHLEARQAVAEYSAHQGVIEPDDVILSSGASHAIELAISAIADSGQNILIPRPGFMIYQTLSEGLGISIKFYNLLPDEQWKVDIDDLESQIDDDTAAIIVINPSNPCGSVYNKDHLLEILDVAARNHVPIIADEIYEHFVFSGHKFHALSSLSIDVPVLTCSGLTKRFLVPGWRMGWVIIHDRHNILGKEIRNGLSNLASRILGPSVLVQRALPSILKYTPQTFFDDVILFIENQAKLAYEELRRAPGLRPIMPQGAMYMMIEIKMVLFPNITNECQFVERLVKEQSVFCLPGKCFEYPNYMRIVLTVPEAYLREACQRIILFCTEHVDFGDKCKDMESNEVSVPQDIEVS; from the exons ATGTCACGAAGGACGCCAGGAAGAAAGGAGTGGGACGTACGAGCTTCCACGCTAGCCCGTAATACCCATAACAAAATAAGAAGTATAGTCGAGAACCTACGGGTTGAGCCTAATCCCCAAAAGGAATTGATCGCTCTTTCTATAG GTGATCCTACGACATTCGGGAATCTTAATCCTCCGGAACAAGTATTACAAGCCGTTCGAGAAAGTATAGAATCCCACTCAAGTCGGGGCTATGCTCCTGCTAAGGGGCATCTAGAAGCTCGACAAGCTGTTGCAGAATATAGTGCGCATCAAGGAGTTATAGAACCAGACGATGTCATACTATCTAGCGGTGCCTCTCATGCGATTGAGCTTGCTATCTCCGCCATCGCAGATTCTGGACAAAACATACTTATACCACGACCTGGTTTCATGATTTATCAAACTCTATCTGAGGGATTAGGAATATCTATTAAATTCTATAACTTATTG ccAGATGAGCAATGGAAAGTCGATATAGACGACTTAGAAAGCCAAATCGATGATGACACAGCTGCTATTATCGTAATAAATCCATCGAACCCATGCGGTTCTGTATACAACAAGGATCATTTGCTGGAAATATTAGATGTAGCGGCAAGAAACCATGTGCCAATTATAGCTGATGAAATTTATGAACATTTCGTGTTCTCTGGTCACAAGTTCCATGCATTATCATCGTTATCTATTGATGTTCCTGTGCTAACGTGTAGTGGGCTTACGAAGAGATTCTTAGTTCCTGGTTGGCGTATGGGATGGGTAATCATCCACGATCGCCATAATATTCTTGGAAAAGAAATTAGGAACGGGCTAAGCAATTTAGCATCGAGAATTCTAGGACCAAGTGTGTTAGTTCAGCGAGCGCTACCAAGTATTCTCAAATATACACCACAAACTTTCTTCGATGATGTCATACTGTTTATTGAG AATCAAGCAAAACTTGCATATGAAGAATTACGTAGAGCCCCTGGTTTGCGACCAATTATGCCTCAAGGAGCCATGTACATGatgattgaaataaaaatggtcCTATTTCCCAATATTACAAATGAATGTCAATTTGTGGAGCGTCTTGTGAAAGAGCAGTCAGTCTTCTGTTTACCCGGGAAG tgtTTCGAGTATCCCAACTATATGAGAATAGTTCTAACTGTACCTGAAGCATATTTACGCGAAGCTTGCCAAAGGATAATACTATTTTGTACGGAACATGTGGACTTCGGCGACAAGTGTAAAGACATGGAGAGTAACGAAGTATCGGTACCGCAAGATATTGAAGTTTCTTAA
- the LOC125056431 gene encoding NADH dehydrogenase (ubiquinone) complex I, assembly factor 6 homolog — protein MFQIKLLTKPAIVGARYMKRLSPKANTAFDSLNYCADIVRQYDYENYLATLLLTKAIRSPALVIRAFNVEVARVQDQTTDPQIATMRLQFWQDSLNKIFQKSVDKSTIPANPVIQQLFKVCQSYKLPQRYLERLITSRSNILKTKYFRTIEDIEKHSENSVSSIYYLLLSVAGITNVHVDHAASHLGKSQGLANILRSIHVSNHHKMVTLPMDILMKYKISQESILRGIDNEAMRNVVFEVASRANSHLQKARAIEIPKIANQIFLPAIGVEIYLTKLQKNHFNIYDTSLQKRNSTLPFSLYFKRLLNKY, from the exons atgtttcaaataaagttattaaccAAACCTGCTATAGTAGGTGCTCGATATATGAAACGATTGTCACCGAAAGCTAATACAGCTTTCGATTCATTAAATTACTGTGCTGACATTGTAag ACAGTATGATTATGAGAACTATTTGGCAACTCTTCTTTTGACAAAAGCTATACGCTCACCAGCATTGGTAATAAGAGCATTCAATGTAGAAGTTGCAAGAGTGCAAGATCAAACAACTGATCCACAAATAGCAACAATGAGGTTGCAATTTTGGCAAGATTCcctcaataaaatatttcaaaaatctgTGGACAAATCAACAATACCTGCCAATCCTGTTATTcaacaattgtttaaa GTTTGTCAAAGTTATAAATTACCCCAAAGGTATTTAGAACGATTAATTACATCTAGAagcaatatattaaaaaccaaatacTTTAGAACAATTGAAGATATAGAGAAGCACTCTGAAAATTCAGTGTCATCAATTTACTATCTACTACTAAGCGTAGCTGGAATAACTAATGTGCATGTAGATCATGCTGCCTCACATTTAGGGAAATCTCAAGGACTAGCGAATATACTAAG GTCCATCCATGTGTCTAACCATCACAAGATGGTAACATTACCAATGgacattttaatgaaatataaaataagtcaaGAATCAATATTAAGAGGAATTGATAATGAAGCTATGCGTAATGTTGTTTTTGAAGTAGCAAGTAGGGCAAACAGCCATTTGCAAAAa GCTAGAGCTATAGAAATACCAAAAATTGCAAACCAGATTTTCCTACCAGCAATTGGTGTCGAAATTTATCTAACAAAATTGcagaaaaatcattttaacatATATGATACTTCATTACAAAAGAGGAACTCTACTTTAccatttagtttatattttaagaggcttcttaataaatattag
- the LOC125056432 gene encoding platelet-activating factor acetylhydrolase IB subunit beta homolog isoform X2, with amino-acid sequence MNPCSIATPQQDTEGDGRWNSIHNRFLSDAKGKDADVIFLGDSVLQALEHTEVWNQWFAPLHCLNFSIHRDQTQNVLWRIRNGELDHVDPKVIVLHVGTNNVEYTAEQICEGILEIIHTIQEKHPNVYIVLPSLLPRGQHPNLLREKNSKINQLLKEKVVHMKKVDMVFIDKGFIQSDGTISHHDMHDYLIPTNAACRKAFEPVHDLLHQILSEGEPEKDLTPSE; translated from the exons ATGAATCCTTGTTCCATAGCGACACCTCAGCAGGATACTGAAGGCGATGGAAGGTGGAATAGCATT CACAACAGATTTCTTTCTGATGCGAAAGGAAAAGATGCCGATGTCATTTTCCTGGGCGATTCTGTATTGCAAGCTTTAGAGCATACTGAAGTGTGGAATCAATGGTTTGCTCCACTACATTGCCTTAACTTTAGTATTCATAGAGACCAAACTCAGAATGTGTTATGGCGCATTAGAAATGGGGAGCTGGACCATGTTGATCCAAAA gTCATTGTATTGCATGTAGGAACAAATAATGTTGAATATACAGCAGAACAAATTTGTGAGGGtatattagaaattattcATACAATACAAGAAAAGCATCCTAATGTTTACATAGTCTTACCT agTCTTCTTCCTCGTGGCCAACATCCTAATTTATTAAGAGAAAagaattctaaaataaatcagcttttaaaagaaaagGTGGTACATATGAAGAAAGTAGATATGGTATTCATTGATAAAGGTTTTATTCAAAGTGATGGTACCATAAGTCACCATGACATGCATGATTATCTAATACCCACAAATGCAGCATGTCGGAAGGCATTCGAGCCAGTTCATGATCTCTTGCATCAAATATTATCTGAAGGAGAGCCAGAGAAGGATTTGACACCTTCAGAATAA
- the LOC125056432 gene encoding platelet-activating factor acetylhydrolase IB subunit beta homolog isoform X1: MNPCSIATPQQDTEGDGRWNSIVSLQHNRFLSDAKGKDADVIFLGDSVLQALEHTEVWNQWFAPLHCLNFSIHRDQTQNVLWRIRNGELDHVDPKVIVLHVGTNNVEYTAEQICEGILEIIHTIQEKHPNVYIVLPSLLPRGQHPNLLREKNSKINQLLKEKVVHMKKVDMVFIDKGFIQSDGTISHHDMHDYLIPTNAACRKAFEPVHDLLHQILSEGEPEKDLTPSE, translated from the exons ATGAATCCTTGTTCCATAGCGACACCTCAGCAGGATACTGAAGGCGATGGAAGGTGGAATAGCATTGTAAGTTTGCag CACAACAGATTTCTTTCTGATGCGAAAGGAAAAGATGCCGATGTCATTTTCCTGGGCGATTCTGTATTGCAAGCTTTAGAGCATACTGAAGTGTGGAATCAATGGTTTGCTCCACTACATTGCCTTAACTTTAGTATTCATAGAGACCAAACTCAGAATGTGTTATGGCGCATTAGAAATGGGGAGCTGGACCATGTTGATCCAAAA gTCATTGTATTGCATGTAGGAACAAATAATGTTGAATATACAGCAGAACAAATTTGTGAGGGtatattagaaattattcATACAATACAAGAAAAGCATCCTAATGTTTACATAGTCTTACCT agTCTTCTTCCTCGTGGCCAACATCCTAATTTATTAAGAGAAAagaattctaaaataaatcagcttttaaaagaaaagGTGGTACATATGAAGAAAGTAGATATGGTATTCATTGATAAAGGTTTTATTCAAAGTGATGGTACCATAAGTCACCATGACATGCATGATTATCTAATACCCACAAATGCAGCATGTCGGAAGGCATTCGAGCCAGTTCATGATCTCTTGCATCAAATATTATCTGAAGGAGAGCCAGAGAAGGATTTGACACCTTCAGAATAA